In Marivivens aquimaris, one genomic interval encodes:
- a CDS encoding DsbE family thiol:disulfide interchange protein, whose product MAKIPVLALIPPVAFAAIAGLFLGQMYFGDGEDLPSMLIGKDAPALPDQGLTGEPVLSDDDLRSGELTLVNFWASWCPPCRAEHPVLTEMANDGIRIAGVNFRDEEGAALEYLDEEGNPYFASAFDPRGRVSIDWGVTAPPETFIVDGDGKVLFRFAGPLLGADYENRFLPELEKAMAE is encoded by the coding sequence ATGGCTAAGATCCCTGTTCTGGCGCTGATCCCGCCCGTGGCCTTCGCGGCCATCGCGGGCCTGTTCCTCGGTCAGATGTACTTTGGCGACGGCGAGGACCTGCCGTCGATGCTGATTGGTAAAGACGCCCCCGCGCTGCCTGATCAGGGCCTGACGGGCGAGCCTGTGCTCAGCGACGATGACCTGCGCAGCGGCGAGCTGACGCTGGTGAACTTCTGGGCGAGCTGGTGCCCGCCGTGCCGCGCCGAGCATCCGGTGCTGACCGAGATGGCGAATGACGGCATCCGCATTGCGGGCGTGAACTTCCGTGACGAGGAGGGCGCCGCGCTCGAATACCTCGACGAAGAGGGCAATCCGTACTTCGCCTCCGCCTTCGATCCGCGCGGGCGCGTGAGCATCGACTGGGGCGTGACCGCTCCGCCGGAGACATTCATCGTGGATGGTGACGGCAAAGTGCTATTCCGCTTTGCCGGCCCGCTGCTGGGGGCCGACTACGAGAACCGGTTCCTGCCGGAGCTTGAAAAGGCGATGGCCGAGTAA
- the ccmD gene encoding heme exporter protein CcmD, with translation MIDFGKHTFHVWACYGVTVTFVAALVIQSLTQSRKAKLRLAQVEAKNG, from the coding sequence ATGATCGACTTCGGCAAACACACATTCCACGTCTGGGCCTGCTATGGCGTCACCGTCACGTTCGTTGCGGCCCTTGTCATCCAGTCGCTGACGCAGAGCCGCAAGGCCAAGCTACGCCTCGCGCAGGTGGAGGCCAAGAATGGCTAA
- a CDS encoding DUF7684 family protein: protein MDNIQLHHLRIKADGQLPKLPMERPYALVLIAHEETSDRFRRAVTEIMATGSCVQANIWGEDAEDWQDCTEAANAFAIMTEERSETIPDIVVSSQSNRAIDDVFAFASAHMNDLEIEGVDLMITLEIGRPAFRYDLTSMAHRAAADYGMQAALAC, encoded by the coding sequence ATGGATAATATTCAACTGCACCACCTGCGCATCAAGGCCGACGGCCAGCTTCCGAAGCTTCCCATGGAGCGTCCCTACGCTCTGGTCCTGATCGCCCACGAAGAGACGTCGGATCGCTTCCGCCGCGCCGTGACCGAGATCATGGCAACGGGAAGCTGCGTGCAGGCGAATATCTGGGGTGAGGACGCCGAGGACTGGCAGGATTGCACGGAGGCCGCCAATGCCTTCGCGATCATGACCGAAGAGCGTTCCGAGACGATCCCCGACATCGTGGTCAGCTCGCAGTCGAACCGCGCGATCGACGACGTGTTCGCATTCGCATCGGCCCACATGAACGATCTGGAGATCGAAGGCGTGGACCTGATGATCACTCTGGAAATCGGCCGCCCCGCGTTCCGCTACGACCTGACGTCGATGGCGCACCGCGCCGCAGCGGATTACGGGATGCAGGCCGCGCTGGCCTGCTGA